Proteins from one Bradyrhizobium amphicarpaeae genomic window:
- a CDS encoding chemotaxis protein CheW codes for MTSKSKTQSTEGAMVEYVTAMIGGQLFGLPISRVQDVFMPERVTRVPLSSREIAGVLNLRGRIVTVVDMRARLGLPQPEDGKVPMAVGVDLRGESYGLLIDQIGEVLRLPEAGMEENPVNLDPRMAKLAGGVHRLDGQLMVVLDVDRVLELAPEMMAA; via the coding sequence ATGACCAGCAAGAGCAAGACCCAATCCACCGAAGGCGCCATGGTCGAATACGTCACCGCGATGATCGGCGGCCAGCTGTTTGGCCTGCCGATCTCCCGCGTCCAGGACGTGTTCATGCCCGAACGCGTCACCCGCGTTCCCTTGTCCTCGCGCGAGATCGCGGGCGTGCTGAACCTGCGCGGCCGCATCGTCACCGTGGTCGACATGCGCGCCCGTCTCGGCCTGCCGCAGCCCGAGGACGGCAAGGTGCCGATGGCGGTCGGCGTCGATTTGCGCGGCGAATCCTACGGCCTGCTGATCGACCAGATCGGCGAAGTGCTGCGCCTGCCCGAGGCCGGCATGGAGGAAAACCCCGTCAACCTCGACCCCCGCATGGCCAAGCTCGCCGGCGGCGTCCACCGTCTCGACGGCCAGCTCATGGTCGTCCTCGACGTCGACCGCGTCCTCGAGCTCGCGCCCGAGATGATGGCGGCCTGA
- a CDS encoding response regulator gives MRTCLVVDDSSVIRKVARRILEGLDFQILEAEDGEKALEACKRGLPDAVLLDWNMPVMDGYEFLGHLRRMPGGDQPKVVFCTTENDVAHIARALHAGANEYIMKPFDKDIVTAKFQEVGLI, from the coding sequence ATGCGAACTTGTCTCGTCGTTGATGATTCCAGCGTCATCCGCAAGGTTGCGCGCCGGATCCTGGAGGGCCTCGACTTCCAGATCCTCGAAGCAGAGGACGGTGAGAAGGCGCTGGAGGCCTGCAAGCGCGGCTTGCCCGATGCGGTGTTGCTCGACTGGAACATGCCCGTGATGGACGGCTACGAGTTCCTCGGTCATCTCAGGCGGATGCCCGGCGGCGACCAGCCCAAGGTGGTGTTCTGCACCACCGAGAACGATGTCGCGCATATCGCGCGCGCGCTGCATGCCGGCGCCAACGAGTACATCATGAAGCCGTTCGACAAGGACATCGTGACGGCGAAATTCCAGGAAGTCGGACTTATCTGA
- a CDS encoding protein-glutamate methylesterase/protein-glutamine glutaminase — protein sequence MSVAFAGNSATTGSREAGPLRVMIVDDSVVIRGLISRWVGAEHDMEVAASLRTGLEAVNQIERINPDVAVLDIEMPELDGISALPKLLAKKRDLIIIMASTLTRRNAEISFKALSLGAADYIPKPESTREASAADVFHHDLIEKIRQLGARLRRRPAVASPPLAPASPAPAQRGLVARPAAPAPATSLYPQSASGMTTRPFSSQAPKVLLIGSSTGGPQALMALVTELGPVIDRVPVLITQHMPPTFTTILAEHLARSSRRPAAEAVDGEPVKPGRIYLAPGGKHMRVARSGADTVIALDDGPAVNFCKPAVDPLFTSAIDIWHGSILSVILTGMGSDGMRGGKDIVAAGGSVIAQDEASSVVWGMPGAAANAGICAAILPLNQIGAKVNRLFAGDRS from the coding sequence ATGAGTGTTGCGTTCGCAGGAAATTCCGCCACGACGGGCTCGCGCGAAGCTGGGCCGCTTCGGGTGATGATCGTCGACGACTCCGTCGTCATCCGCGGTCTGATCTCGCGCTGGGTCGGCGCCGAGCACGACATGGAGGTCGCAGCCTCGCTGCGGACCGGGCTGGAGGCGGTCAACCAGATCGAACGCATCAACCCCGACGTCGCCGTGCTCGACATCGAAATGCCCGAGCTCGACGGCATCTCGGCGCTGCCGAAGCTGCTGGCGAAGAAGCGCGATCTCATCATCATCATGGCCTCGACGCTGACCCGGCGTAACGCGGAGATTAGCTTCAAGGCACTGTCGCTCGGCGCGGCCGATTACATCCCGAAGCCGGAATCGACGCGCGAGGCGTCGGCCGCGGACGTCTTTCATCACGACCTGATCGAGAAGATCCGCCAACTTGGCGCACGGCTGCGGCGCAGGCCCGCGGTTGCAAGTCCGCCGCTGGCCCCCGCGAGCCCGGCTCCGGCCCAGCGCGGTCTCGTTGCGCGGCCTGCCGCGCCTGCGCCGGCCACGTCCCTGTACCCGCAATCGGCATCGGGGATGACCACGCGGCCGTTCTCGTCGCAGGCCCCCAAAGTGCTCCTGATCGGCTCCTCGACCGGCGGTCCGCAGGCGCTGATGGCGCTCGTCACCGAGCTCGGCCCGGTGATCGACCGCGTCCCCGTGTTGATCACCCAGCACATGCCGCCGACCTTCACGACCATCCTTGCCGAGCATCTGGCGCGTTCGAGCCGCCGACCGGCAGCCGAGGCGGTCGACGGCGAGCCGGTGAAGCCGGGACGCATCTATCTCGCCCCCGGCGGCAAGCACATGCGCGTGGCGCGCAGCGGCGCGGACACCGTGATCGCGCTCGACGACGGCCCCGCCGTCAATTTCTGCAAGCCCGCGGTCGATCCGCTCTTCACCTCCGCCATCGACATCTGGCACGGTAGCATCCTCTCCGTGATCCTGACCGGCATGGGCTCGGACGGCATGCGCGGCGGCAAGGACATCGTCGCCGCCGGCGGCAGCGTCATCGCGCAGGACGAAGCCTCCAGCGTGGTCTGGGGCATGCCGGGCGCGGCTGCCAATGCGGGCATCTGCGCGGCGATCCTGCCGCTCAACCAGATCGGCGCCAAGGTCAACCGCCTGTTCGCGGGAGATCGCTCGTGA
- a CDS encoding CheR family methyltransferase — MTPTDYDYLRKFLKERSGLDLSADKQYLVESRLLPLARKASLPGIPDLVLKIRNGDGRLAADVVEAMTTNETFFYRDKIPFDHLRETILPGLIQARAARRSLRIWSAASSTGQEPYSIAMCVKEMGAALAGWRIEIVATDLSQEVLEKSKAGLYSQFEVQRGLPIQHLMKYFTQAGEVWQLNADIRAMVQFRQLNLLQDFSHLGTFDVIFCRNVLIYFDQDTKAMIFERMAKGMEADGTLLLGAAESVVGITDAFRPIADRRGLYQLNPARSGRPMGGLMPPSLKVAAAR, encoded by the coding sequence GTGACCCCCACCGATTACGACTATCTGCGCAAGTTCTTGAAAGAGCGCTCCGGCCTCGATCTGTCGGCCGACAAGCAGTACCTGGTCGAGAGCCGACTGTTGCCGCTGGCGCGCAAGGCGAGCCTCCCCGGCATTCCCGATCTCGTGCTGAAGATCAGGAACGGTGATGGCCGGCTTGCGGCCGACGTGGTCGAAGCGATGACCACCAACGAGACCTTCTTCTATCGCGACAAGATCCCGTTCGATCATCTGCGCGAGACCATCCTGCCGGGCCTGATCCAGGCGCGCGCGGCGCGCAGATCGCTTCGCATCTGGTCGGCGGCGTCGTCGACGGGGCAGGAGCCCTATTCGATCGCGATGTGCGTGAAGGAGATGGGCGCCGCGCTCGCCGGCTGGCGCATCGAGATCGTCGCCACCGACCTGTCGCAGGAGGTGCTGGAGAAATCCAAGGCCGGCCTTTACAGCCAGTTCGAGGTGCAGCGCGGTCTGCCGATCCAGCATCTGATGAAGTACTTCACGCAGGCCGGCGAGGTCTGGCAGCTCAACGCCGACATTCGCGCGATGGTGCAGTTCCGCCAGCTCAATCTGCTGCAGGACTTCTCCCATCTCGGTACGTTCGACGTGATCTTCTGCCGCAACGTGCTGATCTATTTCGACCAGGACACCAAGGCGATGATCTTCGAGCGCATGGCGAAGGGGATGGAGGCCGACGGCACGCTGCTGCTTGGCGCTGCCGAATCCGTCGTCGGCATCACCGACGCGTTCCGCCCCATCGCGGACCGCCGCGGTCTCTACCAGCTCAACCCCGCGCGCTCCGGCCGACCCATGGGCGGATTGATGCCGCCGTCGTTGAAGGTCGCCGCGGCGAGGTGA
- a CDS encoding IS5 family transposase, producing MAVKQTGQPSFIEAWLPKGAGANAALDRLSGLVKWYRFEKLLAHLRDEAGPGRPGYPVLVLFRAVLLQSLYGLSERELEEALGDRLSFKRFVGLSLEDATPDHTVLNRFRNQLVEQGLLEKLFGELDRQLENAGVILKRGTMLDATLIQAVSAPPKEDRPSNDPDARFTKRQGKSGSTFGYKAHVGVDEGSGLIRSVLTTPANVNDTTPADELIRGDEAVVWADAAYDTHARRARLKAEGKKPRIARRPNRHHPELPPRLKRYNLLVSRRRATVETTFATLKRRMRLTCIRYVGLMKASGQVLLASIAFNMRRWATIAA from the coding sequence ATGGCAGTGAAGCAGACGGGGCAGCCGAGCTTTATAGAGGCGTGGTTGCCGAAAGGGGCTGGCGCTAATGCGGCGCTGGATCGGCTGTCTGGCTTGGTCAAATGGTACCGGTTCGAGAAGCTGCTCGCCCATTTGCGTGATGAAGCGGGGCCCGGTCGTCCAGGCTATCCGGTGCTGGTGTTGTTTCGCGCTGTGCTGCTGCAGTCACTCTACGGTCTGTCGGAGCGCGAACTCGAGGAGGCGCTGGGCGACCGGTTGTCCTTCAAGCGCTTCGTCGGTTTGAGTCTTGAGGACGCGACGCCCGACCATACGGTTCTGAACCGCTTCCGGAACCAGCTCGTCGAACAAGGTCTGTTGGAGAAGTTGTTTGGTGAACTCGATCGTCAGCTTGAGAATGCCGGCGTCATCCTCAAGCGCGGCACGATGCTGGATGCGACCTTGATCCAGGCAGTCTCGGCTCCTCCGAAGGAGGATCGTCCCTCAAACGACCCTGACGCCCGGTTCACCAAGCGGCAAGGCAAGAGCGGCTCGACCTTCGGCTACAAGGCTCATGTCGGCGTCGACGAAGGATCAGGCCTGATCCGCTCGGTTCTGACCACGCCCGCCAATGTCAACGACACCACGCCGGCCGATGAGTTGATCCGCGGCGACGAAGCCGTGGTGTGGGCCGATGCGGCTTACGATACCCATGCCAGACGAGCTCGGCTGAAGGCGGAGGGCAAAAAGCCCCGCATCGCCCGACGTCCCAACCGCCACCATCCGGAGTTGCCGCCGAGGCTCAAACGCTACAATCTTCTCGTCTCTCGACGACGGGCGACAGTCGAGACCACCTTCGCTACCCTCAAACGCAGGATGCGGCTGACCTGCATCCGTTACGTCGGTCTCATGAAGGCAAGCGGACAAGTCCTGCTTGCCTCCATCGCATTTAACATGAGGCGATGGGCCACGATCGCCGCGTGA
- a CDS encoding glutathionylspermidine synthase family protein, which produces MQRINCLERDDWRETAAQCGFAFHTIDGERYWDERAYYGFTLDEIERGIETPTGEIEAMCLELAGRVIGDEQRLRRLQIPEAFWNLIADSWQRDDRSLYGRLDLRFDGKSPAKLLEYNADTPTSIFEAAVFQWTWLEQAIERRIVPVRADQFNSIHERLIAAWKEIAAGRHVHLTGTMDNSEDAGTLAYLEDTARQAGLSTRLLDIEQIGWRDEPGGFVDLDEVDIVLAFKLYPWEWMFHDSFGAKLKDAATRWIEPPWKAVLSNKGILPLLWQMFPNHPNLLPAFFEDDARAAELGTSYVRKPLLSREGANVTLVSGGMALDEQAGPYGAEGFVRQALAPLPNFSGFYPVVGSWLVNHAPCGLSIREDESPITGNRSRFLPHAIL; this is translated from the coding sequence ATGCAGCGCATCAATTGCCTGGAGCGCGACGACTGGCGGGAGACTGCGGCGCAATGCGGCTTCGCCTTCCACACCATCGACGGTGAACGCTATTGGGACGAGCGCGCTTATTACGGCTTCACGCTGGACGAGATCGAGCGCGGCATCGAGACGCCGACCGGCGAAATCGAGGCGATGTGCCTGGAGCTCGCCGGCCGTGTGATCGGCGACGAGCAACGGCTGCGGCGGCTGCAAATTCCGGAAGCGTTCTGGAATTTGATCGCCGATAGCTGGCAGCGTGACGATCGCAGCCTCTACGGCCGGCTCGATCTCAGGTTCGACGGCAAGTCGCCGGCAAAGCTGCTCGAATACAACGCGGACACGCCGACCTCGATCTTCGAGGCCGCGGTGTTTCAATGGACCTGGCTTGAGCAGGCGATCGAGCGCCGCATCGTCCCGGTGCGCGCCGACCAGTTCAACTCCATCCATGAGCGATTGATCGCGGCGTGGAAGGAGATCGCAGCCGGCCGTCACGTTCATCTCACTGGCACCATGGACAATTCCGAGGACGCCGGCACGCTGGCTTATCTCGAAGACACCGCGCGCCAGGCCGGGCTCTCGACCAGGCTGCTCGACATCGAGCAGATCGGCTGGCGCGACGAGCCAGGCGGTTTCGTCGATCTCGACGAGGTCGACATCGTGCTCGCCTTCAAGCTCTATCCGTGGGAGTGGATGTTCCACGATTCCTTCGGCGCGAAGCTCAAGGACGCAGCCACGCGCTGGATCGAGCCGCCGTGGAAGGCGGTGCTGTCGAACAAGGGCATTTTGCCGCTGCTGTGGCAGATGTTTCCGAATCATCCAAATCTGCTGCCGGCGTTCTTCGAGGATGACGCGCGGGCAGCGGAGCTCGGAACGTCGTATGTGCGCAAGCCGCTGCTGTCGCGCGAAGGCGCCAACGTCACCCTCGTGTCCGGCGGCATGGCGCTCGACGAGCAGGCCGGTCCCTACGGCGCCGAAGGTTTCGTGCGGCAGGCGCTGGCGCCGCTGCCGAACTTTTCGGGGTTCTATCCGGTGGTCGGAAGCTGGCTGGTGAACCACGCGCCGTGCGGCCTGTCGATCCGCGAGGACGAGAGCCCGATCACCGGCAACCGCTCGCGGTTTCTGCCGCACGCGATTTTGTGA
- a CDS encoding DUF350 domain-containing protein: MILQSLTGLPAFLVYFCTGLIAIVAYLFVYTRITAHNEFQLIRDNEPAAAIALGLSLLGFVAPLVSAIAHSANVLDCLIWAVIALIVQVIVFFLVKVPVPNLSARIAAGELAPAIWLGLSSLAAGLLNAASMIY; the protein is encoded by the coding sequence ATGATCCTGCAATCACTGACCGGCCTGCCCGCCTTCCTGGTCTATTTCTGCACCGGGCTAATCGCGATCGTGGCGTATCTGTTCGTCTACACCCGCATCACCGCGCATAACGAGTTTCAGCTGATCCGCGACAACGAGCCCGCCGCGGCGATCGCGCTCGGCCTCAGCCTGCTCGGCTTCGTGGCGCCGCTGGTCAGCGCCATCGCGCATTCGGCCAATGTGCTGGACTGCCTGATCTGGGCGGTGATCGCGCTGATCGTGCAGGTCATCGTGTTCTTTCTCGTGAAAGTGCCGGTGCCGAACCTGTCGGCGCGGATCGCCGCCGGCGAGCTTGCGCCCGCGATCTGGCTCGGGCTCTCCTCGCTCGCCGCGGGGCTCCTGAACGCCGCCAGCATGATCTACTGA
- the ctrA gene encoding response regulator transcription factor CtrA, whose translation MRVLLIEDDSAVAQSIELMLKSESFNVYTTDLGEEGVDLGKLYDYDIILLDLNLPDMSGYDVLKQLRVSKIKTPILILSGLAGIEDKVKGLGVGADDYMTKPFHKDELVARIHAIVRRSKGHAQSVIQTGDLVVNLDTKTVEVGGQRVHLTGKEYQMLELLSLRKGTTLTKEMFLNHLYGGMDEPELKIIDVFICKLRKKLANASEGRNFIETVWGRGYVLREPHEHEERIPA comes from the coding sequence ATGCGCGTTTTGCTGATTGAAGATGACAGCGCCGTCGCGCAGTCGATCGAGCTGATGTTGAAGTCTGAGAGCTTCAACGTCTACACGACCGATTTGGGGGAAGAAGGCGTCGATCTCGGTAAATTATACGATTACGACATTATCCTTCTCGACCTCAACCTGCCCGACATGTCCGGCTACGACGTGCTCAAGCAGCTCCGGGTCTCCAAGATCAAGACACCGATCCTGATCCTCTCCGGCCTCGCCGGCATCGAGGACAAGGTCAAGGGTCTCGGCGTCGGCGCCGACGACTACATGACCAAGCCGTTCCACAAGGACGAGCTGGTGGCCCGCATCCACGCGATCGTGCGCCGCTCCAAGGGTCACGCCCAGTCGGTCATCCAGACCGGCGACCTCGTCGTCAACCTCGACACCAAGACGGTGGAAGTCGGCGGCCAGCGCGTGCACCTGACCGGCAAGGAATACCAGATGCTGGAGCTGCTCTCGCTCCGCAAGGGCACCACCCTCACCAAGGAAATGTTCCTCAACCATCTCTATGGCGGCATGGACGAGCCCGAGCTGAAGATCATCGACGTCTTCATCTGCAAGCTCCGCAAGAAGCTGGCCAACGCTTCCGAGGGACGCAACTTCATCGAGACCGTGTGGGGCCGCGGCTACGTGCTGCGCGAGCCGCACGAGCACGAAGAGCGCATTCCCGCCTGA
- the fliI gene encoding flagellar protein export ATPase FliI, which produces MKALAEQIGDIDGINIYGRVVGVRGLMVEVAGPIHAMSVGARLVIETGANRSIPCEVIGFSGNNAVVMPFAGLDGVRRGCKAVIANAANQVRPCAAWLGRVINALGEPIDGKGPLPQGPAPMPYRNTPPPAHSRKRVGAPLDLGVRAMNTFLTCCRGQRMGIFAGSGVGKSVLLSMLARNVDAAVSVIGLIGERGREVQEFLQDDLGEEGLARSVVVVATSDEPALMRRQAAYLTLAVAEYFRDEEQDVLCLMDSVTRFAMAQREIGLSAGEPPTAKGYTPTVFTELPKLLERAGPGLGEGAITAIFTVLVDGDDHNEPIADAVRGILDGHIVMQRSIAERGRYPAINILKSVSRTMPKSADPEFWPVIQKARAVMATYADMEELIRLGAYRAGSSPEVDEAIRLHEPLEAFLKQRKDENASLADGYRQLAHILGNLETER; this is translated from the coding sequence ATGAAAGCTCTTGCCGAACAGATCGGCGATATCGACGGCATCAATATTTATGGCCGCGTGGTCGGCGTTCGCGGCCTGATGGTCGAGGTCGCCGGTCCGATCCATGCGATGTCGGTGGGTGCGCGGCTGGTGATCGAGACCGGCGCCAACCGTTCCATCCCCTGCGAGGTGATCGGCTTCTCCGGCAACAATGCCGTGGTGATGCCGTTCGCCGGCCTCGACGGCGTGCGCCGCGGCTGCAAGGCCGTCATCGCCAATGCCGCCAATCAGGTGCGGCCTTGCGCGGCCTGGCTTGGCCGCGTGATCAATGCGCTCGGTGAGCCAATCGACGGCAAGGGGCCGCTGCCGCAGGGGCCGGCGCCGATGCCGTACCGCAACACGCCGCCGCCGGCGCATTCGCGCAAGCGCGTCGGTGCCCCGCTCGATCTCGGCGTGCGCGCGATGAACACCTTCCTCACGTGCTGCCGTGGCCAGCGCATGGGCATCTTCGCAGGCTCCGGCGTCGGCAAATCGGTGCTGCTGTCGATGCTGGCGCGCAACGTCGACGCCGCGGTCAGCGTGATCGGGCTGATCGGCGAACGCGGCCGCGAGGTTCAGGAATTCCTGCAGGACGATCTCGGCGAGGAGGGCCTCGCGCGTTCGGTCGTGGTGGTCGCAACCTCCGACGAGCCGGCGCTGATGCGCCGCCAGGCGGCGTATCTGACGCTCGCGGTCGCCGAATATTTCCGCGACGAGGAACAGGACGTGCTTTGCCTGATGGATTCGGTGACGCGCTTTGCCATGGCCCAGCGCGAGATCGGCCTGTCCGCCGGCGAGCCGCCGACCGCCAAGGGCTACACGCCGACGGTCTTCACCGAGCTGCCGAAACTCCTGGAGCGCGCCGGGCCGGGCCTCGGCGAGGGCGCCATCACCGCGATCTTCACGGTGCTGGTCGACGGCGACGACCACAACGAGCCGATCGCGGACGCCGTCCGCGGCATCCTCGACGGCCACATCGTGATGCAGCGCTCGATCGCCGAGCGTGGCCGTTACCCCGCCATCAACATCCTCAAATCCGTCTCGCGTACCATGCCGAAATCGGCCGATCCGGAGTTCTGGCCCGTCATCCAGAAGGCGCGCGCGGTGATGGCGACCTATGCCGACATGGAGGAATTGATCCGTCTCGGCGCCTACCGGGCCGGCTCCAGCCCCGAGGTCGACGAGGCGATCCGCCTGCATGAGCCGCTGGAAGCGTTCCTGAAGCAGCGCAAGGACGAAAATGCATCCCTGGCCGACGGCTACCGCCAGTTGGCTCACATCCTCGGTAATTTGGAAACGGAACGCTAA
- the fliJ gene encoding flagellar export protein FliJ codes for MKSRDTLIRLKKFQVDEKRRRVTQIETMIADFQRMSTDLEREITTEQERAGINDPSHFAYPTYAKAAIQRRENLTRSADELKGQLDEAKAALAEAFEELKKVELLDERDQARERAEENAREQADLDSIGLMRARIGAVA; via the coding sequence ATGAAGTCACGAGATACCCTCATCCGCCTGAAGAAGTTTCAGGTCGACGAGAAGCGCCGCCGGGTCACCCAGATCGAGACCATGATCGCCGACTTCCAGCGGATGTCGACCGATCTCGAGCGCGAGATCACGACCGAGCAGGAGCGTGCCGGGATCAACGATCCCTCGCACTTCGCCTATCCGACCTATGCCAAGGCCGCGATCCAGCGCCGCGAGAACCTGACCCGCTCGGCCGACGAGCTCAAGGGCCAGCTCGACGAAGCCAAGGCCGCGCTGGCCGAGGCCTTCGAGGAGCTCAAGAAGGTGGAACTGCTCGACGAGCGCGACCAGGCCCGCGAGCGCGCCGAAGAGAACGCCCGCGAGCAGGCCGACCTCGACAGTATCGGCCTGATGCGCGCCCGCATCGGCGCCGTCGCCTGA
- a CDS encoding sigma-70 family RNA polymerase sigma factor codes for MLTPAELVGLIEAVAKGDQAAFERLYAATRAKLFGVVLRILRRQDLAEEVIQEAYVKIWHGAAGFNPALASPITWMVSIARNRAIDIVRKKTESSIEEEPQAMEVAADSPDPLARREMTEELKRLLECIGRLEPDRQRLVLLAYYNGWSREQLAEKFAAPVNTVKTWLRRSMLDIRECLGL; via the coding sequence ATGCTGACGCCAGCAGAGCTGGTCGGGTTGATCGAGGCGGTGGCGAAGGGCGATCAGGCCGCGTTCGAGCGCCTTTACGCCGCCACGCGCGCGAAACTCTTTGGCGTGGTGCTCCGTATCTTGCGCCGACAGGATCTCGCAGAGGAGGTCATTCAGGAGGCCTACGTCAAGATCTGGCACGGCGCCGCCGGGTTCAATCCGGCGCTGGCCTCGCCGATCACGTGGATGGTCTCGATCGCGCGCAACCGTGCGATCGACATCGTGCGCAAGAAGACGGAAAGCTCCATCGAGGAGGAGCCCCAGGCGATGGAGGTGGCGGCCGACAGCCCCGATCCGCTGGCGCGCCGGGAGATGACCGAGGAGCTGAAGCGGCTGCTGGAATGCATCGGCCGGCTCGAGCCCGACCGTCAGCGACTCGTGCTTCTCGCCTATTACAACGGCTGGAGCCGCGAGCAATTGGCGGAGAAATTCGCCGCTCCCGTCAACACGGTGAAGACGTGGCTGCGGCGCAGCATGCTGGATATCCGGGAGTGCCTCGGACTATGA
- a CDS encoding anti-sigma factor, with product MAYTEDHIALAAEYALGTLDADERAQVEIMMAVDPAFADIVQAWAYRLGALNQMVGSVEPRPIVWENIRSEIARTAQALQPPGLADIVPPPMPPVEAAPPQSSSEKSPSEQGPQPEPQPAEAGQPEPMRSGSDAIGDIAPVFMPQVHAPDPDVVRTPQVPIVDDTNVIHLEGRVKRWRGIASAVGALAAALLVTLSLQIFLPDALPNGLRPAPRIQTVEVKTPTAPLAGAAQYVALLQGQAGGPAFILTIDGATKNFTVRKVGATPEPGKSFELWLISDKLPRPRSLGVIGAGDFTARPLLASYDSEVVNGATYAVTVEQAGGSPDGRPTSSPVFSGKLIETVPPSQPQAKK from the coding sequence ATGGCCTACACGGAGGACCATATCGCGCTCGCCGCGGAATATGCGCTCGGTACGCTCGATGCCGATGAGCGCGCGCAGGTCGAGATCATGATGGCGGTGGACCCGGCGTTCGCCGACATCGTGCAGGCCTGGGCCTATCGGCTCGGCGCCCTCAACCAGATGGTCGGCTCGGTCGAGCCGCGTCCGATCGTGTGGGAGAACATCAGGTCCGAGATCGCGCGCACGGCGCAAGCGCTGCAGCCGCCTGGTCTGGCCGACATCGTGCCGCCGCCGATGCCGCCCGTCGAAGCCGCGCCGCCGCAGTCATCGTCGGAGAAGTCACCGTCCGAGCAGGGACCGCAACCAGAGCCGCAGCCCGCCGAAGCAGGGCAGCCCGAGCCGATGCGCTCCGGATCCGATGCGATTGGCGACATCGCGCCGGTGTTCATGCCGCAGGTCCATGCGCCCGACCCTGATGTCGTCCGCACGCCGCAGGTGCCGATCGTCGACGACACCAACGTGATCCATCTCGAGGGCCGCGTGAAGCGCTGGCGCGGAATCGCATCCGCGGTCGGCGCGCTCGCGGCCGCGCTGCTGGTGACGTTGTCGCTGCAGATCTTCCTGCCCGACGCGCTGCCGAACGGCTTGCGTCCCGCACCGCGCATCCAGACGGTGGAAGTGAAGACGCCGACCGCACCGCTCGCCGGCGCGGCGCAATACGTCGCGCTGCTGCAGGGCCAGGCCGGCGGTCCCGCCTTCATCCTCACCATCGACGGCGCGACCAAGAACTTTACCGTGCGCAAGGTCGGCGCGACGCCGGAGCCCGGCAAGAGCTTCGAACTCTGGCTGATCTCCGACAAGTTGCCGCGCCCGCGCTCGCTCGGCGTGATCGGCGCCGGTGATTTCACCGCGCGCCCGCTGCTCGCCTCCTATGATTCCGAGGTCGTCAACGGCGCGACCTACGCCGTCACCGTCGAGCAGGCCGGCGGTTCGCCCGACGGCCGGCCGACCTCGTCCCCGGTGTTTTCCGGCAAGCTGATCGAGACCGTGCCGCCGTCCCAGCCGCAGGCGAAGAAATAG
- a CDS encoding helix-turn-helix transcriptional regulator has product MDAAKTPGIFVHQYTGLPQGPAFEHWRERAFGACGLDVGPSHGASIDCRLQVSVVDNIALAIPEGASAQYSRTQSGLADGSDDLVLIAAHAGLVRVRQNGHSVELAPAQMVLVDMAVTGSVGHTDDDRFTTIRMPRRALLDIHPRAEDKLSQVLIDGAVAETIFRYHALAANHAPHLDAVGQRLTAQHMVDLVGLLLGTDAEHASLARGRGHAAARLDLMRADVMAALGRNDLCLSEIATRSGLSPRQAQRLFEQAGTTFTEFVLEQRLLQARKLLGDPRARARKISDIAHSSGFSDLSYFNRAFRKRFGATPSELREA; this is encoded by the coding sequence ATGGATGCAGCGAAAACGCCCGGCATCTTCGTTCATCAATATACGGGGCTACCGCAAGGCCCGGCGTTCGAGCATTGGCGCGAGCGGGCCTTCGGCGCCTGCGGCCTCGATGTCGGGCCGAGCCATGGCGCCAGCATCGATTGCCGGCTCCAGGTCAGCGTGGTCGACAACATCGCGCTTGCCATTCCCGAAGGCGCCTCCGCGCAATATTCGCGCACGCAGAGCGGGCTTGCTGACGGCAGCGACGATCTCGTCCTGATCGCGGCACATGCCGGTCTCGTCCGCGTGCGACAGAACGGCCATAGCGTCGAGCTCGCGCCTGCGCAGATGGTGCTCGTCGACATGGCCGTCACCGGCTCCGTCGGCCACACCGACGATGATCGTTTCACCACCATCCGCATGCCGCGCCGGGCGCTGCTCGACATCCATCCGCGCGCCGAGGACAAGCTGTCGCAAGTCCTGATCGACGGTGCGGTCGCCGAGACCATCTTCCGCTACCATGCGCTCGCCGCCAATCACGCGCCGCATCTCGACGCGGTTGGCCAGCGCCTCACCGCGCAGCACATGGTCGATCTCGTCGGCCTCCTGCTCGGCACCGATGCCGAGCATGCCAGCCTTGCCCGCGGCCGCGGCCATGCGGCGGCGCGCCTCGACCTCATGCGCGCCGATGTGATGGCAGCCCTCGGCCGCAACGATCTCTGCCTGTCCGAGATCGCGACGCGCTCTGGCCTCAGCCCGCGCCAGGCGCAACGCCTGTTCGAGCAGGCTGGCACCACCTTCACCGAGTTCGTGCTCGAGCAACGCCTGCTCCAGGCGCGAAAACTGCTCGGCGATCCCCGCGCCAGGGCGCGCAAGATCAGCGACATCGCGCATTCCTCGGGCTTTTCCGATTTGTCCTATTTCAACCGCGCCTTCCGCAAGCGCTTTGGCGCGACGCCGTCGGAACTGCGCGAGGCGTGA